From the Coffea eugenioides isolate CCC68of chromosome 1, Ceug_1.0, whole genome shotgun sequence genome, the window CACTCTTGATTCAACACCCTTTTGAAAATGCTTgagattaaaagaaataaaaatacaGTTAGGCTCACTAGACCAGAGCATAAATTCAATGTAGAAGGATTTCAGAAGATTAGAGTGATGGAGAACATGTAGTTAGCTAGTCAAAGGGTGAACACACAAGGGTCTACTTGGTTTAGTGGTCAAGACACTTCAACTCTGGTCTTTGAGCAAATAATACACCATCCCATATGGGAGTTCATTAAGGTATGAACCATGTCATCAAATTGGACTACTTCTTTATACTTCCTCTTTGGAAAGTGAATCAAACTCTATTATTTCTCCAAATGAAACAAAACAAGAATGTTCATTTGTATACATATTGCTAATTAGGAATATTCCTCTTTTAAGGGAACAACAAATATGCTTGCACAACCATGCAAAACCTGGCATTAAACAATCAAAATGCTGGACCGTTTGGAATCTGACGATTCATCATGTGGCTTGTTGATTGATGATACCATTGTCTTATGTCAAGATTTCATGTGTTGGGAAGTTTCATGAATTTCTAGGTCATTTAATGTTCCTGCTCATAACTTTGCTAAGTATGCTGTTAATCTTTCAGATTCTTGTATATGGAGAAACTCTCCTCcatcttttatttgttttgcacTTGTTGCAAATTCGATCTcatgattaataaaattattctattttattatctaaaaaaaaaaatcaggtgATGTCGTTCATACTCTTAATTTCTCGTCCCTCCTTACTTTCTATTACTCAGAATCAGAAACATAGATTTTATTCATATCTTAAACTCATAGTTAACACTTAACTCGATTGACAGGGCAAATAGACTAACCAAATTGTTTCCTCTTCTAATACTTAGAATCAGAAACTTAGATTTCATTAGTATCACAAAACCCGTGGTTAACACTTCAGTCGATTGACAGGGCAAATAGACTAACCAAActattttgatatttgaaactAGCATAGCTCGCTAAGAGCTCGTTCTGGTTTAATTGACCACCTAATGAAGTCAAACACAAACAATATTTAAAGTTTTAAAACTCAATTCAAGTTTATCTTGATTAgaacaaatttgaaattatattttaaaagttCAACTGATTTAAACTCGACTTGATAAAAAGTAGATTAAGTTCAGTGCGATACATAAACAAGGAGTTTAACCGTAATTTTCAAACTCATTAAGCAAGAAAAACAACCTCGAGCCTGCCTTGGGTTTGATTAGTTTTGTTTACAGCACAAAGGTTGAATGAATAGAGAGATTTTTCCTACCTTCCAAAATTGATGCACATACTTCACCCTACCTCAATCTTGATTCTTGTTGCTTtaatttcatttgcacacatattGCTAACGAGGAATATTCCTTCTTAAAGGGAGAAACAAATATGATTGCACAACCATGCAAAACTTGGCACTAAACAATCAGGAGAAACATTCTGATTAAAGTTaaagttattttctttttccatttttttgggataatttcataaacctccctcGAGGTTTCCAACAATTATAGTGAGCTCCCctcaagtttcaaaaattatacctACCTCCCTCGCTTTTAAGGTTTATGTAACAATATAGATCCAATAGCCTATAATTTTTGacaaatatcctaaaatacccttcttCTAGAGAACAAGACAAAACATAACAAGTTTTTAATCTTTAACTTCTTATATGTGGCATAGTCACTAAAGCAAATAAAGTCCAGTGACTCCAACTCGTCTCAAAATTTATTACTTGCTAATTCTTGTCTAATGCAACTCACTACCAACACTACCaatactaaaccaaaaatgCCCCTATGTCCCTAAGAATAAATTCATCATTACTCTAGTACTCTTAGAAATAGAGACAAAATTCTACCTTCATAGTAAAACCACATTCAATaggtaaataaaagaaagaaccAATGAGTTTTTTAATTGTTAGACTTTTTTGCTTAACAAATATAATggtcacttttttatcttccaACTctcaatttaattttttttatgtatatCACTGCCACCTTTTTCATCTTCCCCTAGTTTGACAATAAAATCCACAGTCTGCACCTTTTTAATTTGGTAACTTTAATTGGCTAACATTTGTAAAGAGTAAAactagtgaaaaaaaaagaaagggtccaaaatttttataataagaCAAAAAAGTACAGATAAATTTTTGGAAATGATAGTAGTGTAGTTGGTAACAATGCAGTGCGGTATTTGGTGAGGGAAGGAAGCGGTtgtaggagaaaaagaaaaaagagtatGAAAGACAGATGGAGGGTGGTAGAGAAGAAGAgatgaaattaaaaaattgataGAGATTGTTCTTTGAGATAAGGAAATGACAAGTAGAATAATAAGAAGTATTTTTCGGTTTTAAATGTCCCTTTATGAATTAACTATTAAGTGGAGGACATTTTAGTCATTTGATTGGACTAAGGGAGATCTATGTAATTATTAAAACCTCGGAGAAGctgagtgaaattgtcaaaaacctcaatagaagtttctaaaattatccctatttttAAGGGGCCTTGAGCCATCAACCAACTATAAATATGTAACAGGTGATGTCATTCATACTTCTAACTTCTCCCGTCCCTTCCCCTTCTAATACTCAGAATCATAAACTTAGGTTCtatttgaattgctattttgtgaaatttttttttatatatatataaaaggcACTGtattgatttgatatatatgagttaaaaaaatgattgagaaatatgttcacgaaaaatgtaaatttttttttttagaaaattgcAATCCTTAATAATGCCTTAGATTTCCTTCATGTTACATATTCAGGGCAAATTTACTAACCAAACTAGTATTTTGGTATCGAAACTTTCACTTTAGTTGGCCAACTAAGcaagttttattattattattattattaactAAGCAAGTTAAATACAAATAATATCTAAAGTTTCAAGCTTGATTTGATTAGCACATAATTTAAAATTGTGTGTTAAAAGTTCAATCTAATCGCACTCagaattgataaaaaaataGATTAACTTCAGTTCCATACATAAACAAGGAGCTTAACtgcaattttttaaatcattaaaaatgatttacaacctttatcTTGTCGTGGGTGGGTTCAATTAATTTTGTTTACAGCACTAAGGTTGaataaagttgaaatttttttccTATATTCCACCACTGATACACATATTTCATCCCTCACCCCAGAATATTCTTTTGATTCTTCATGcttcaattttgtttctttctccTTTATCTTTCTCTCGATCTCAATATGTGGGATTTTTGTTTCCCAAAAACgacttctaatttttttttcgacaggaaaaaattgaatttaagaAGTGGAGTGGGAAAAGAGAGATTGAACCCAAGATCtctaaattttgaaatatcaaCCTTAGTTACTAGATTGAAGCCTTCTGAACTAGCTGTTTTTTCAGTTCACAAGTTATACAAGAAAACATTAAATTAATAAAATCCTTGTTAACTACTAACAATTTTGAAACGTTTCTAAGTTGATTGATCTTAGGTTAATACTTTTGACTAATAAAACATCCAGGGCTTGATGTCAAAGTTATTAACCTAAGACTTAGTGTCAATGGAAAGCGTTTGTAGTCCAACGGTTAGGATAATTGCCTTCCAAGCAATAGACCCGGGTTCGACTCCCGGCAAACGCATATCTTCAGCATGTTTGAACAGAAGACTTGGCCAAGCCCTATCAGCTACATCCTACACCCCAATGTCAATCTGACTTTTTGATCTTAAAAAGAAATGACAGGTATACATTTAGCTAATCTGACAACCTACACAACAAACAAAGCAGAGAACAAACTTCTGAACGTTTAACTGCAATTTTTAAAATCATTAAAaatgatttacaacctttatcTTGTGGTGGGATCTATTAGTTTTGTTTGCATAACTAAAGGTTGAATAAAGTGGAAATTTTTCTTATATTTCACCATTGATACACATATTTCATCCCTTGCTTGCTCACCCTAGaacattattttgattcttcgtgctttaattttgttttttttttcctttaactTTCTCTCGGTCTCAATATGTGGGCTTTTTGTTTCCCAAAAAGGGCTTCTAATTTTTtcgtaaggaaaaaaaaattagaatttaaGAAGTGGAGTAGGAAAAGAGAGATTGAACTCAAGATCTCTAAATTTTGAAATCTCAAGTTTAGTTACTAAATTGAGACTTTCTCAGTTAGTCATTTTTTCAGTTCACAAGTTATACAAGAAAACATTAAATTAATAAAATCCTTGTTTACTACTAACAATTGTGAAACATTTTTAAGTTGATTGAATGTTTAAAAACCAAAGTGATACAACTTGTCCTTGAGGCGACTGATAAAACATCCATGGTTTCGTGTCAAAAGTATTACCTAAGATTCACCCCCTCATTCAAAGCGTTTGTAGTCCAACGGTTAGGATAATTGCCTTCCAAGCAATAGACCCGGGTTCGACTCCCGGCAAACGCAGGTCTGCAACATCTTTTCACGGTAGACTTGACCAAGTCTTACAAGCTACATCCCACACCCCAATATTAATCTTGCACTGACTTTTTGATCTTCAAAAGAAATGACAATTAGCTAATCTGACAACCTACATTCTACAACAAACAAAGCAGAGAACAAACTTCTGAACTTCCAACTTAATCCGGAAACTGATGATTGCTATGGACACAAGTTCCTTTCGGATGCATTTAGATTTTCTGTTTGGCTAGCTTTAGGCAGCAACATAAAATGCTCCAACAAATATGACAGCAAAATGATCAGACATTATTAATATCCCATTAACATTGCTGAAAAAGCAATCTTATCCTGCGTAGGAGTGCAGAGATTGTGCAAATTGAGTATATGTATTCTACAAAACTCGGCGTCTGTTTTACATTTGGAAAATCACCCAAGGACACCTGGAAATATAAATGGTGAACATCTGCTATATGACTGTTCTGTACAGATGGTATTTACATAACTAGAGGAATCACTTGTTTTCTCTTGAGCCTGTTGGCAAAGGTCTGAATGCTGCCAAAACCACAGATATCTTACACATTAGGAACCCAGCCATCCCAAAAATGAGGTCGTTTGGTGTCAACACCCTGGCAGCATCTCCTGAGATGTATCTTGCAGCAATAACAGCTAATGCAAAAGCCAAAACTAAGCTTGTCAGTGAGCCTCTAGATTTTCCCAGTATTTGACCCAAGTTTTCCATCCTGTTTGTTGGAACCATTTCTGCAGCCGGTAATCCATCAACCGACCTTTGCAGTAACAGTAGATATAAGAACCCTCCAATCCCACCTGTTAAGAATGCTAATGCAGCATTTTCTCCAAGTGAGAATGAGGCAATTGAGGAACCAGCAAGGATAAGCATTGCATCATAAAGCAACAAcgaaaatttcaagtctgcataTTCCTTCATGCTTTCTTCACTAGATAAAATCAGGCTACCAACTGAAGAAGGATGCGATTGTTTGTCATTTACCGAGGCAATGACATCCCCAGAAAGTTCGGTAACTGAACAGGGTCTAAGTTCTGCCATGGAAAAGTCATTAGCTTCACCAAGTAGTATATCCTCAAGGCCAAAGTCATATTGGAAACCCCAAAACTGCACAGGATTCTTGTCTGTTTCAGTTGACGGGGATTGATGCCGACAAATAATAGTTAAGCTCATTTGTCCTAATCTCCACTGACCTGTCATTGGCAACAAGAGGATTATGGAGATTGCAAGTGTCTAACATAGTCAAGGCAACAGTATGATACCCAGCAAAAGCTAAGAAACAACCATATATCTACCAAATTAAGTTGACAGTCAAGGATCTGATTGTTGAATAAGTACCTTGAAGCTTACAATAACAAGCATCTGAATATGACAAAACAAAACACATTTTAGATATTCCTCAAAAGATAAGGTCTTCCTTTAGCCAATGACAAATTACTTACGGTGCATCCAACCAGAGTTTGACATTGTCAATGAGACAAAAGAAGCAATAATTAGGGAAGTTATGATTAGAGTCATCAAGCATCAACTGTTACAATAACAAGCATCTGAATATGACAAAACAAAACATATTTTAGATATTCCACAAAAGATAAGGTCTTCCTTTAGCTAATGACAAATTACTTATGGTGTGTAAAACCAGAGTTTGACAATGTCAATGAGACCAAAGAAGCAATGATTAGGGAATTTATGATTAGAGTCATCAAGCATCAACTGTTACACAGTTCTCCTCAATGGTGTACCAAGATTAAATTATGTCCACGACTTCCATTATTCATGTAAGCCCTAAAGAGCTGGCATCAGCTTCTATAAATAAAGACAggcttaaaattcaacttttatcaTAAGCCAAAAACTCTCTTGATTAATGAGCTTTGCTGATTTCATATTGTTCATGTTTCTAAGAAATGGAACTCCTAAAGTTTTTCTTCAGTATGTGTCATCTCTAACCTCCATGTTAGCATATCTAGAACAATATTTGAACCTTCTATAATTGGTATAGTTGGTCCTAGCTAACAAAAGTATCAAGTTACGGCCAATGCTTTCCTCAACCAAAGACTACCACCATCAGTTGTAGGGATTTGCCAAGTATGATAAATAGCAGGGATGAAGCAAAACAAGtatgaaatttcttttcccTCTAGCGCAAGTCAAAAGATATACAGTTGACGGTCGTTTTTATTTTAAGCCTTTGAAAAAAATGTAGGAAGAGTATATCAAAGCATCTGATTACTGTGATGTATAGATGCCACAAAATGCATTACATATGTCTGAGCATCTGATCACATAAAGCACGTACTTAAATGATTTTATCCTTTTATAACTAACCTCCAAGAATTAGAATCAAATGCTgtaaaaattgaatcaaaaagcAGGCTAAAAGAATAATGACTCAACCCAGAAACAAGTAGCGTAGGCATCACCATCTATTTTTACAGTTTTATACATTTTTTGATGATCAAAGTGTGATTAATGAAATGTAACAGGTTTAATCTTTTCGTTACTGAAAATAATTATCAGCAGAATCTCAAAAACTGTATTCTTTATTCAATTCATATGCCTAAAACTTCTCTAAATCGAAGATATTTTTGAACAACGTAATGAATTAGAACTTCTTGTTCACAAATTCATTCTCCCACAAACATTATTGTTATTATATCATTAAGTACATCACATGGATCATGTGTTAATTTAAGAGTTCCTGGCCGCTTCATCCATACATCCTAATAAGTTGCCTAATTGTCTAAGAATTCAGACACCCAGTTTACCACCATAGGATCTTGGATGAATTTAAGCTTCAGGTaggttcattttttttccccaaaaattCTAATTAATTTTCATAGAAACCTAGATAAAATGTCCATATAGCCCAAAACTTCTGTGTGAAGATCAGTTGACACATAGTGATATTTTTGCAGCAACATTCACGCTCATCAATTGCATAATCCATTGGTAATCACTGTAAATGATTCAATATCTTACTAGAATCTCAACAGAACTCCTTAATAGTTAGATTAAAATGCAAAGCAAGTAGGAGTGAATAGACTATAATACACGTATAAGTGCAATCTTCTGCAACTAGAATTCTTGCTAATGCATATCCAACCGTTTATAATGTTTCTGCATTCTTGTGTGCTTAAAACCCCTGCCCATGCAGCCCTTTTTCTTGGGTCAGGAAACTACATAACCCCTCATACAATAAGCCATCGTTACCAAGATGCTGCTTCCACCATCATTTATTTGGTATTATGCAGAAAATAGAGACCATATATGGAGATCAgaactgatttttttttataatttctttCCTATCAGTCCCTCAAAACTTACACAGCTTCGCAGGAAAACCTTGAATGTCACAGATAGCATCAGCTTCCATGACAAATTAACAAAATGAGAAACTTCATCATGTTCTCACTTAAAACAGggacaaatttttattaaaggaTCCTAAATTCTTTATCAAGCACAAAGAGATATGCTTTTGTAGTCAGTGCACCGAATTGGAACTCATATCTGGAAAAGGCTACCTGACTCAAGGCCTACCCAAATGGCTGCAATCTTCTCAAGTGTTGGTCCCCAAAATATGAACTCATCAATACAGCCTCTCCTAAAATGGAGAACTCCAGAATTGTCA encodes:
- the LOC113777149 gene encoding uncharacterized protein LOC113777149 → MESVSLKHVISAAGTIFPARYSKNPIHIRRVGTRSRHFPLVLYSKKWDFQDFQDYAKPAQLLPASEVQIYEPSSLEQIFYSLKVQNCESLYKVKLQTSSMYGSSLTDSNAGVLLCFIDDNSNSILQRIPASLAKDQSLQSGDNDNSGVLHFRRGCIDEFIFWGPTLEKIAAIWVGLESGQWRLGQMSLTIICRHQSPSTETDKNPVQFWGFQYDFGLEDILLGEANDFSMAELRPCSVTELSGDVIASVNDKQSHPSSVGSLILSSEESMKEYADLKFSLLLYDAMLILAGSSIASFSLGENAALAFLTGGIGGFLYLLLLQRSVDGLPAAEMVPTNRMENLGQILGKSRGSLTSLVLAFALAVIAARYISGDAARVLTPNDLIFGMAGFLMCKISVVLAAFRPLPTGSRENK